A single region of the Novosphingobium sp. genome encodes:
- a CDS encoding class I SAM-dependent methyltransferase has translation MPPIIDETKLHAFVGKMLGDLGGAMSVPTVRIGMRLGLFDALARSPASAQELAVRAGGLHDRYVREWALAQAANGYVEFDPASDRFSLSPEQAMVFVNRDSPVYLAGAFELVAAMIEAEAKVEDCFRHGTGVRWGDHAGCLFCATGAFFRPGYVNNIVQNWIPALNGMEARLRGGAKVADVGCGVGFSTLLMAEAYPESRFIGFDFHAPSIEEARRHAQDHGLADRVTFEVAAAKDITEDGFDLITMYDCLHDMGDPRGCAIHMRRILADGGIWMVVEPIAGDAPADNLNPVGRLYYNASTMICVPTSLDQEVGEALGAQAGEQRLARIMREGGFASVRRATQGPFNMVLEAR, from the coding sequence ATGCCGCCCATCATCGATGAAACAAAGCTACACGCGTTCGTTGGAAAGATGCTCGGCGATCTGGGCGGTGCGATGAGCGTGCCGACGGTTCGCATCGGCATGCGGCTCGGCCTGTTCGATGCCTTGGCCCGGTCGCCCGCCAGCGCGCAGGAACTGGCCGTAAGGGCAGGCGGCCTGCATGACCGCTATGTCCGCGAATGGGCGCTCGCGCAGGCTGCGAACGGCTATGTGGAGTTCGACCCGGCCTCGGATCGGTTCAGCCTGTCGCCGGAACAGGCCATGGTTTTCGTCAACCGGGACAGCCCGGTCTACCTTGCCGGAGCCTTCGAGCTTGTGGCGGCGATGATCGAGGCGGAAGCCAAGGTCGAGGACTGTTTCCGCCATGGCACAGGCGTGCGCTGGGGCGATCATGCCGGCTGTCTGTTTTGCGCGACGGGTGCTTTCTTCCGGCCCGGATACGTCAACAACATCGTTCAGAACTGGATTCCGGCGCTGAATGGCATGGAGGCACGCCTTCGCGGCGGCGCCAAGGTCGCGGATGTCGGATGCGGTGTCGGTTTCTCGACCCTGCTGATGGCCGAGGCCTATCCGGAAAGCCGGTTCATCGGCTTTGACTTCCATGCACCCTCGATCGAGGAGGCAAGGCGACATGCACAGGACCATGGCCTTGCTGACCGCGTCACATTCGAAGTGGCGGCGGCGAAGGACATTACCGAAGACGGCTTCGACCTGATCACGATGTATGATTGCCTGCACGACATGGGCGATCCACGCGGTTGCGCCATCCACATGCGCCGGATCCTTGCGGATGGTGGCATCTGGATGGTCGTCGAGCCCATTGCCGGCGACGCGCCAGCCGATAATCTGAATCCCGTGGGGCGGCTCTATTACAATGCCTCCACCATGATTTGCGTGCCGACATCGCTGGATCAGGAGGTCGGTGAAGCGCTCGGGGCCCAAGCCGGAGAACAAAGGCTGGCCCGGATTATGCGCGAGGGCGGCTTTGCAAGCGTGCGACGTGCCACCCAAGGCCCGTTCAACATGGTGCTGGAGGCGCGCTGA
- a CDS encoding TonB-dependent receptor: MRLKTALIASTLLAPVVLTAPVQAQTVTDAPSDVARSAKSDGADHGIQEIIVTAQRRSENLQKTALAVSAVAGDALVKQSISQATDLTRLVPALQIAPAASYTQIYLRGIGTFGANAFADQGVAFNLDGIYLSRPAAPAALFYDLERMEVLKGPQGTLYGRNASGGAVNVITAKPRLGETSGFVNGEYGNYNAVKVSGAVNLPIGDRWALRVSGQHASHDGYYSDGYDDENTQAARAQLKFDSRTGFDATLMLDYGHVGGKGSGGTIMPLIGNGRLGPSDPAVVAAYLAASPTAPVPQVVTQPNGFQSNNFYGAALTVNQELGFAKLTVIPAFRETDLNFLSYASGFYIRDQEYTHQSSVEARLANSKGMLNWVVGGYFFDERVHASQNYNQGSNILLVTPNLATQSLAAFGQATVTVAPKFRLTGGLRYTDDHKTQNSAVVNSPFVGFVSPATGNFTPIFNPVTSQAISDVHFRKATWKAGAEFDAGPRSLLYASVATGFKSGALYAAQTNNSSQPENLTAYTLGSKNRFLDNRLQLNFEAFLWDYKNQQISHLGPVQIATSPAGAIYAPVFLTENAGSARLHGVEAELVFKPDAANLFTADVQWLHARYRTFRYNAYSATGGAPAVGCAVAPTSLIGASSGAAIYSVDCSGKPLANAPDWTFNMGYEHHVTLGDGSHLTFAANSRIQTGSYVSIDYLSAGYQGTYTTSDARIEFEPANGKLTLAAFVNNLENNTIFAAAFQSPVKNGVLYNQLRPPRTYGLRASYRF, translated from the coding sequence ATGAGGCTGAAAACAGCTCTAATTGCGTCAACCTTGCTGGCGCCGGTTGTTCTGACCGCGCCGGTTCAGGCCCAGACCGTCACGGATGCGCCGTCAGACGTGGCACGCTCCGCCAAGTCGGACGGGGCCGATCACGGTATTCAGGAGATCATCGTCACCGCGCAGCGCCGGTCGGAAAATCTCCAGAAGACCGCTCTGGCGGTCAGCGCGGTGGCCGGAGATGCACTGGTCAAGCAATCGATCAGTCAGGCCACCGATCTGACGCGGCTGGTGCCCGCTTTGCAGATCGCGCCGGCGGCCTCCTATACGCAGATCTATCTGCGCGGCATCGGTACCTTCGGCGCCAATGCCTTCGCCGATCAGGGCGTCGCCTTCAATCTGGACGGCATCTATCTGTCGCGCCCCGCCGCCCCTGCCGCGCTGTTCTACGACCTTGAACGCATGGAGGTGCTCAAGGGACCGCAGGGCACGCTTTACGGGCGCAATGCCTCGGGCGGCGCGGTCAATGTCATCACGGCCAAGCCCAGGCTGGGCGAGACCTCGGGCTTTGTGAACGGCGAGTATGGCAACTATAATGCGGTGAAGGTGTCAGGTGCCGTCAACCTGCCCATCGGTGACAGATGGGCTTTGCGCGTTTCGGGCCAGCATGCCAGCCATGACGGTTACTACAGCGACGGTTACGATGACGAGAACACCCAGGCCGCCCGCGCGCAGCTCAAGTTCGATTCCCGCACCGGTTTCGATGCGACGCTGATGCTCGATTATGGCCATGTCGGCGGCAAGGGATCGGGTGGCACGATCATGCCGCTGATCGGCAACGGACGCCTGGGGCCCAGCGATCCCGCCGTCGTCGCGGCCTATCTGGCCGCCAGCCCCACGGCGCCTGTGCCTCAGGTCGTTACCCAGCCCAATGGCTTTCAGAGCAACAATTTCTACGGCGCCGCGCTGACGGTGAACCAGGAGTTGGGGTTCGCCAAATTAACGGTCATTCCCGCCTTCCGCGAGACCGATCTCAACTTTCTGTCCTATGCCTCGGGCTTTTACATCCGCGATCAAGAATACACCCATCAGAGTTCGGTGGAGGCCCGGCTGGCCAACAGTAAGGGCATGCTCAACTGGGTTGTGGGTGGCTACTTCTTTGACGAGCGTGTTCACGCCAGCCAGAACTACAACCAGGGATCGAACATCCTGCTGGTGACGCCGAACCTTGCCACACAGAGCCTTGCCGCATTTGGCCAGGCAACCGTCACCGTGGCGCCCAAATTTCGCCTGACCGGAGGCTTGCGCTATACCGACGATCACAAAACGCAGAACAGCGCTGTCGTAAATTCCCCCTTCGTGGGTTTCGTCAGTCCGGCCACGGGCAATTTCACACCCATCTTTAATCCCGTCACGTCGCAGGCGATCAGCGACGTGCATTTCCGCAAGGCAACATGGAAGGCTGGCGCGGAATTTGATGCCGGTCCGCGCAGCCTGCTGTATGCCTCGGTGGCGACCGGCTTCAAATCGGGTGCGCTTTACGCGGCGCAAACGAACAACAGCTCGCAGCCCGAAAACCTGACCGCCTACACGCTGGGGTCGAAGAACCGGTTCCTCGACAACCGGCTGCAACTCAATTTCGAAGCCTTCCTGTGGGATTACAAGAACCAGCAGATTTCCCACCTCGGCCCGGTCCAGATCGCCACCAGCCCGGCTGGCGCCATCTATGCTCCGGTGTTTCTCACGGAAAACGCGGGCTCTGCGCGTCTGCATGGCGTCGAGGCTGAGCTGGTCTTCAAGCCTGACGCGGCCAATCTCTTCACCGCCGATGTCCAGTGGCTTCATGCCCGTTATCGCACCTTCCGCTACAATGCCTATTCGGCCACCGGCGGTGCGCCTGCCGTGGGCTGCGCGGTCGCCCCGACGAGCCTCATCGGCGCGAGCAGCGGCGCGGCCATCTACAGCGTCGACTGCTCCGGCAAGCCCTTGGCCAACGCGCCGGACTGGACGTTCAACATGGGCTATGAACACCATGTCACGCTCGGGGACGGCAGCCATCTGACCTTCGCGGCGAACAGCCGTATCCAGACGGGCAGCTATGTCTCGATCGACTATCTTTCGGCTGGCTATCAGGGCACCTACACCACCTCCGACGCGCGGATCGAATTCGAGCCGGCGAACGGCAAACTGACGCTGGCAGCCTTCGTGAACAATCTGGAAAACAACACGATCTTTGCTGCGGCCTTCCAAAGCCCGGTCAAGAATGGCGTACTCTACAACCAGTTGCGCCCGCCGCGTACCTATGGCTTGCGCGCCTCCTACCGTTTTTGA
- a CDS encoding LysR family transcriptional regulator produces the protein MDYRRLDLNLLVVLDSLLEERGVNATARRLGMSQPNVSFALNKLRSFFADDLLVRQGNAMAPTAMAERMREPVRRILNTVDKELLAQPGFDPARSEHRFAISTSDIGELVFLPRLISELERRAPGITLRCHSLPPAELERAMADGTVDLALGYFPDLQGSAFMTQKLFDHPFVCIARAEHPKIRDVLDLETFLSLGHIVVAQKGRSQELFEARLRHLGLSRRVVLESPHFMSVPLLVAGSDLISTVPYAVGELFASMAHLRLIAPPFDTRLIELKQFWHRSHHRDPAATWLRTLIAELFIGRDTPMTGMLTASAALPDKP, from the coding sequence ATGGATTACCGCAGACTCGACCTTAACCTGCTTGTCGTGCTCGACAGCCTTCTTGAGGAAAGGGGCGTCAACGCGACAGCACGCCGCCTGGGCATGAGCCAGCCCAATGTAAGCTTTGCCTTGAACAAGCTGCGCAGCTTCTTCGCCGATGACCTGCTGGTTCGCCAGGGCAATGCCATGGCGCCCACCGCCATGGCCGAGCGCATGCGCGAGCCGGTCCGCCGTATCCTGAACACTGTCGACAAGGAACTGCTTGCCCAGCCCGGCTTCGATCCGGCACGCTCCGAACACCGCTTTGCGATCAGCACATCGGACATTGGCGAGTTGGTGTTCCTGCCCCGACTGATTTCCGAGCTTGAACGCCGCGCGCCGGGCATCACCTTGCGATGCCACTCGCTGCCTCCCGCCGAACTTGAGCGCGCGATGGCGGATGGGACGGTCGATCTGGCTCTGGGCTATTTTCCCGATCTCCAGGGTAGCGCCTTCATGACGCAAAAGCTCTTCGATCACCCCTTCGTCTGCATCGCCCGCGCCGAGCATCCCAAGATCCGGGATGTGCTCGATCTCGAAACTTTTCTGTCACTGGGCCATATCGTCGTTGCGCAGAAAGGTCGAAGCCAGGAGCTGTTTGAAGCGCGCTTGAGACATCTGGGCCTGTCACGCAGGGTCGTGCTTGAATCGCCCCATTTCATGAGTGTTCCGCTGCTCGTCGCCGGATCGGATCTGATCTCGACGGTTCCCTATGCGGTTGGTGAGTTGTTTGCCTCCATGGCGCACTTGCGCCTCATCGCCCCGCCCTTCGACACAAGGCTGATCGAGTTGAAGCAATTCTGGCATCGCAGCCATCATCGGGACCCGGCGGCGACCTGGCTCAGGACCCTGATCGCGGAACTTTTTATCGGGCGCGACACGCCCATGACAGGCATGCTGACAGCAAGCGCCGCTTTGCCCGACAAGCCTTGA
- a CDS encoding aromatic ring-hydroxylating dioxygenase subunit alpha gives MSLRDQTLPPFVHNAWYVAGWADELKSGERLGRTFLGQPVALFRTASGQVGALEDRCVHRAMPLSAGVVDGEALRCLYHGLEFGTHGRCTHIPAQDKIPATAKVRSFPLVERDAMLWIWMGDAERADENAIPDYAFHRDPVWAWRGAHFHVKGNWQLLIDNLMDLSHLPYIHPHTIGGNPELHFKTRTVATRQPNGVRVERRMPASVPPPTYVAAKGFKGLVDRWQEIEFEPILIRIHTGACDEGTGAYDGKREHGFSMRGFHGITPETESTTHYFWSMATNVTTGDIPDLVFEQTARTFEEDQIVLELQQRRIEQSPERPIMDIASDVGGRFTRQFIRNLLRNDGANGQVNLVSSEGGEQFAVGQAGSAEN, from the coding sequence ATGAGTCTGCGCGATCAAACCCTGCCGCCCTTTGTCCACAATGCCTGGTATGTTGCGGGTTGGGCGGATGAGCTGAAATCAGGCGAGCGTTTGGGGCGCACCTTCCTTGGTCAGCCTGTCGCCCTGTTTCGCACCGCTTCCGGCCAGGTGGGGGCTCTGGAAGATCGCTGCGTTCATCGCGCCATGCCGTTGAGCGCTGGTGTTGTGGATGGCGAAGCCTTGCGCTGCCTTTATCATGGACTGGAATTTGGCACACATGGCCGGTGCACGCATATTCCGGCGCAGGACAAGATCCCTGCCACTGCCAAGGTGCGCAGTTTTCCGCTGGTCGAGCGCGATGCGATGCTGTGGATCTGGATGGGCGACGCCGAAAGGGCCGATGAGAACGCGATCCCCGACTATGCCTTCCATCGCGATCCAGTCTGGGCGTGGCGCGGCGCTCATTTCCATGTGAAGGGCAACTGGCAGTTGCTGATCGACAATTTGATGGACCTCTCCCATCTCCCCTATATTCATCCCCATACGATCGGGGGTAATCCGGAACTGCATTTCAAAACTAGGACTGTGGCGACCCGACAGCCCAATGGGGTGCGTGTCGAGCGACGCATGCCCGCTTCCGTGCCTCCTCCGACCTATGTTGCCGCAAAAGGCTTCAAGGGGCTTGTTGATCGCTGGCAGGAGATCGAGTTTGAGCCGATTTTGATCCGTATCCATACTGGTGCCTGCGACGAAGGCACTGGAGCCTATGACGGCAAGCGCGAGCATGGGTTTTCGATGCGTGGTTTCCACGGGATCACACCGGAGACGGAAAGCACCACGCACTATTTCTGGTCGATGGCAACAAACGTGACCACCGGTGACATACCCGATCTTGTTTTCGAGCAGACGGCCCGAACCTTTGAGGAAGATCAGATCGTCCTCGAGCTGCAGCAGCGCCGGATTGAGCAGAGCCCGGAGCGGCCGATCATGGACATTGCAAGCGATGTGGGAGGGCGATTTACGCGCCAGTTCATTCGGAACCTGCTGCGCAACGATGGGGCCAATGGGCAGGTCAATCTGGTGTCAAGCGAAGGAGGGGAACAATTCGCGGTCGGGCAGGCCGGTTCTGCGGAAAATTGA
- a CDS encoding S41 family peptidase, with product MLEIGLLGKASSMKALRLGLFANLLLGSAVGSTLHAQTAASVPTLTAQDRSEIVAGLAQALRQRYVFPDIGERAANAITTSLATGSYDAQPDLVAFTARLSSDVDAIAHDKHLQVWSLAAGPPHPATAAPVPRNEAGIVRADWLAGGIGYIQITAFFPKPMFKEALDKVMTSLKGCRALIIDDRGNHGGQPDSVAYLVSFLVARGTLIVGKPPWRFQLSASHKAVLQKAGVP from the coding sequence ATGCTCGAGATCGGGCTTTTGGGAAAGGCTTCCAGCATGAAGGCCCTGCGTTTAGGTCTATTCGCAAACCTGCTTCTCGGCAGCGCGGTGGGATCCACCCTGCATGCGCAGACCGCTGCTTCTGTTCCGACGCTTACTGCGCAAGATCGCAGCGAGATCGTCGCCGGCCTCGCGCAGGCTTTGCGCCAACGCTATGTCTTCCCCGATATTGGAGAGCGCGCGGCTAACGCCATCACCACCTCGTTGGCCACCGGCTCTTATGATGCCCAGCCTGACCTGGTGGCCTTTACCGCAAGGCTGTCATCAGACGTTGATGCCATCGCCCATGACAAGCATTTGCAGGTATGGTCACTGGCTGCCGGACCGCCGCATCCGGCAACCGCCGCTCCGGTGCCCCGCAATGAGGCCGGGATCGTTCGCGCCGATTGGCTGGCGGGTGGCATTGGCTATATCCAGATCACGGCCTTTTTCCCAAAACCGATGTTTAAAGAGGCGCTCGACAAGGTGATGACCAGCCTAAAGGGCTGCAGAGCCTTGATTATCGACGACCGTGGCAACCATGGCGGCCAACCGGATTCGGTGGCCTATCTGGTCAGCTTCCTTGTCGCGCGTGGGACACTCATCGTAGGAAAACCGCCGTGGAGGTTCCAGCTTTCGGCTTCCCACAAGGCAGTGTTGCAAAAGGCAGGCGTCCCATAG